A region from the uncultured Macellibacteroides sp. genome encodes:
- a CDS encoding EamA family transporter produces the protein MWLGLAFISAFLLGCYDVNKKLSLNGNAVVPVLFFNTLVCSIIFIPFVVLSTWFPETLSGTLFYVPRIPLEVHGYIMLKAVIVLASWHFAYFATKHLPLTLTGPIKASQPVMTLMGALLIFQERLNLYQWIGVILALISFYMLSSSGKKEGIHFTHNKWILCMVLSAVTGSMSGLYDKFLMSFIEPMAVQAWYNFYQCILMVFVLVFLWYPTHKKTTPFSWRWSIVLISVFLTIADFVYFYALSFPDSMISIVSMIRRSNVLVTFAAGALFFHEKNLKNKAVDLFFVLLGMIFLYLGSK, from the coding sequence ATGTGGTTAGGCTTAGCCTTCATCTCTGCTTTTTTATTGGGATGTTACGATGTGAACAAGAAGCTTTCTCTTAACGGGAATGCAGTAGTTCCGGTATTGTTTTTTAATACGCTTGTCTGCAGCATCATCTTTATTCCGTTTGTCGTTCTGTCTACCTGGTTCCCCGAAACACTTTCGGGAACATTATTTTATGTTCCCCGAATTCCGCTTGAGGTGCACGGATATATTATGCTTAAAGCAGTAATTGTTTTAGCATCATGGCATTTCGCCTATTTTGCCACAAAGCATCTCCCGTTAACCCTAACCGGACCAATTAAGGCATCTCAGCCTGTGATGACCCTTATGGGTGCATTGCTGATCTTTCAGGAAAGGCTTAATCTTTACCAATGGATTGGAGTTATTCTTGCCCTTATTTCTTTTTATATGCTTTCATCATCCGGAAAGAAAGAAGGAATTCACTTTACACACAACAAATGGATTCTGTGCATGGTGCTTTCGGCGGTAACCGGTTCCATGAGTGGTCTTTATGATAAATTTCTGATGAGTTTTATTGAACCCATGGCCGTTCAGGCGTGGTATAATTTTTATCAGTGTATTCTGATGGTTTTTGTCCTTGTTTTTCTTTGGTATCCCACACATAAAAAAACAACTCCTTTTTCCTGGCGATGGAGCATTGTTCTTATTTCTGTTTTTCTGACCATTGCTGATTTTGTTTATTTTTATGCGTTGAGTTTTCCTGACTCGATGATTTCCATCGTTTCCATGATTCGGAGGAGCAATGTACTGGTTACTTTTGCCGCCGGAGCACTATTCTTCC
- the truA gene encoding tRNA pseudouridine(38-40) synthase TruA translates to MNRYFIYLGYNGKNYCGWQVQPNGVTVQQCLEEAITTLLRKPVPVVGAGRTDAGVHAKLMVAHFDWDDKIADPDLLAGKLNRLLPKDIAVYKIVPVTQDAHARFSATSRTYNYFLTEKKDPFNHELVYRVPVKPDFEKMNEACKVLFEYTDFTSFSKLHTDVKTNNCRIMQAGWKQEGDVWVFTIQADRFLRNMVRAIVGTLLEVGRGKMSVEGFREVIEQQDRCKAGTSAPGHALFLVGVEYPDELFIKTNNICG, encoded by the coding sequence GTGAACCGGTATTTCATTTATTTAGGCTATAATGGGAAAAATTATTGTGGATGGCAAGTCCAACCCAATGGAGTAACTGTGCAACAGTGTCTGGAAGAAGCAATAACAACGCTTTTGCGTAAACCCGTTCCTGTAGTGGGTGCCGGCAGGACCGATGCCGGAGTCCATGCAAAGCTTATGGTTGCACATTTCGATTGGGATGACAAAATTGCCGATCCCGATTTGCTTGCAGGAAAACTGAATCGTCTTCTGCCAAAAGATATAGCTGTGTACAAAATTGTACCGGTTACACAAGATGCGCATGCCCGCTTTTCGGCTACTTCACGAACTTACAACTATTTTTTAACAGAAAAGAAAGATCCGTTTAATCATGAACTGGTATACAGGGTTCCTGTAAAACCTGATTTCGAAAAAATGAATGAAGCGTGTAAAGTCTTGTTCGAATATACAGACTTTACCAGTTTTAGCAAACTGCATACGGATGTCAAAACAAATAATTGCCGAATAATGCAGGCCGGATGGAAGCAAGAAGGAGACGTCTGGGTATTTACCATTCAGGCAGACCGGTTTTTACGTAATATGGTTCGCGCCATTGTGGGAACGCTGCTCGAAGTCGGACGAGGCAAAATGAGTGTCGAAGGATTCAGGGAAGTAATAGAACAACAAGATCGCTGTAAAGCGGGAACATCAGCTCCGGGACACGCTCTCTTTTTGGTGGGCGTAGAATATCCGGACGAACTATTTATAAAAACGAATAATATATGTGGTTAG
- a CDS encoding glycoside hydrolase family 2 TIM barrel-domain containing protein: MRKISLAFIGWLCIMSALQAQNRTEFLLEKNWRFTREDNPEAINPVFDDTKWQKVTVPHDWAIYGPFSAQNDKQEVAISQDGQKEALEHAGRTGGLPFVGVGWYRTKFTVPQFTSGKQATILFDGAMSHANVYINGKKVGYWPYGYNSFHFDITDFLKPGEENILAVRLENYPESSRWYPGAGIYRNVHVIVTEAAHIPVWGTQVTTPVITKDFAKVTIKTKLARPAAAKPEQFKLVTAVKDEKGLTVATQETYLSAYDQNLFTQELVVNNPVCWDTENPVLYKAESKLYEGNVVKDTYTTTFGIRSIEVIPDKGFFLNGKRTVFKGVCNHHDLGPLGAAVNDAAIRRQIRILKDMGVNAIRTSHNMPAPELVRACDEMGMMIMAESFDEWRHAKVKNGYNLLFDEWAEKDMVNLLHNFRNSASLVMWCIGNEVIEQSVPGASKTARFLQDICHREDPTRPVTQGMDQPGSVLNNNFAAVMDVAGFNYRPHMYPEAYQKLPQQIVLGSETASTVSSRGVYKFPVVRGAMKMYDDHQSSSYDVEHCGWSNLPEDDFIQHEDLSYAIGEFVWTGFDYLGEPTPYYTNWPSHSSLFGIIDLAGIPKDRYYLYRSHWNPNAETLHILPHWTWKGREGEVTPIFVYTNYPAAEVFINGKSQGKRTKDLTKTVHNTGSKESQEAFERQQRYRLMWMDTKYEPGTVKVVAYDKDGKAVAEKEIHTAGKPHHIELIADRIQLGADGKDLSFINVKVVDKDGNLCPDATNLIEFKVKGAGNFRAAANGNSISLEPFHEPRMKLFSGQLTAIVQAGEKAGNIRFEATSKGVKGATINISTK, encoded by the coding sequence ATGAGAAAAATTAGTCTGGCATTCATTGGTTGGTTATGTATAATGTCTGCTTTACAGGCGCAAAACCGAACCGAATTCCTTTTAGAAAAGAACTGGAGATTTACGAGAGAGGATAATCCCGAAGCAATAAACCCTGTTTTCGATGATACGAAGTGGCAAAAAGTTACCGTACCTCACGATTGGGCAATATATGGACCTTTCAGTGCTCAAAACGATAAGCAAGAAGTTGCTATTTCGCAAGACGGTCAGAAAGAGGCCCTTGAACATGCAGGTCGTACTGGCGGGCTTCCTTTTGTAGGGGTAGGTTGGTATCGCACAAAATTTACTGTTCCCCAATTTACTTCAGGAAAACAGGCCACAATTTTATTTGATGGAGCCATGAGTCATGCCAATGTATATATTAACGGAAAGAAAGTGGGTTACTGGCCTTACGGGTATAACTCTTTCCATTTTGATATTACAGATTTTTTGAAACCGGGTGAAGAAAATATCCTTGCCGTACGTCTGGAAAATTATCCCGAATCTTCCCGGTGGTATCCTGGGGCTGGTATTTATCGTAATGTTCATGTAATTGTAACAGAAGCTGCCCACATTCCTGTTTGGGGTACACAGGTTACGACCCCGGTCATTACAAAAGATTTTGCTAAGGTTACAATTAAAACAAAACTTGCCCGCCCGGCTGCTGCCAAACCTGAACAATTTAAATTGGTTACAGCTGTAAAAGATGAAAAAGGTCTTACAGTCGCAACGCAAGAAACATATCTCTCCGCATACGATCAAAATCTGTTTACACAGGAACTGGTAGTGAATAATCCGGTTTGCTGGGATACGGAAAATCCGGTTTTATATAAGGCCGAATCCAAATTATATGAAGGCAATGTTGTAAAAGATACTTACACAACCACTTTTGGTATTCGTTCGATTGAAGTAATCCCCGATAAAGGATTTTTCCTTAACGGAAAGCGCACCGTATTTAAAGGGGTATGCAATCATCACGACTTAGGTCCGCTTGGAGCTGCCGTGAACGATGCGGCTATCCGTCGTCAGATTCGTATACTAAAAGACATGGGTGTAAATGCCATTCGTACTTCTCATAATATGCCCGCACCCGAATTGGTAAGAGCTTGCGACGAAATGGGCATGATGATTATGGCCGAATCCTTTGATGAGTGGCGTCATGCTAAGGTTAAAAATGGGTACAACCTCCTTTTCGACGAATGGGCAGAAAAGGATATGGTTAACTTGTTACATAATTTCAGAAATAGTGCCAGTCTTGTAATGTGGTGTATAGGGAACGAAGTAATAGAACAAAGTGTACCGGGCGCCTCCAAAACCGCCCGTTTCCTGCAGGATATTTGTCATCGGGAAGATCCTACACGTCCTGTAACTCAGGGAATGGATCAGCCGGGAAGTGTATTGAATAATAACTTTGCCGCTGTAATGGATGTAGCCGGATTTAATTATCGTCCGCATATGTATCCCGAGGCGTATCAGAAGTTACCTCAACAGATAGTGTTAGGCAGCGAAACCGCTTCAACGGTTAGTTCCCGTGGCGTTTATAAGTTCCCTGTTGTTCGCGGTGCAATGAAAATGTATGATGACCACCAAAGTTCATCTTACGATGTTGAACATTGCGGATGGTCTAATTTACCTGAAGACGATTTTATCCAGCATGAAGATCTGTCTTATGCCATTGGCGAATTTGTATGGACGGGTTTTGACTATCTGGGCGAACCTACTCCATATTATACAAACTGGCCAAGTCACAGCAGCTTGTTTGGAATTATCGACCTGGCCGGAATACCTAAGGATCGTTACTATCTGTATCGCAGTCACTGGAACCCTAATGCAGAAACGCTTCACATACTACCTCACTGGACCTGGAAAGGCCGTGAAGGAGAGGTTACTCCAATTTTTGTATATACGAATTACCCTGCTGCCGAAGTGTTCATTAACGGAAAAAGTCAAGGTAAACGTACCAAGGATTTAACGAAAACCGTACACAATACAGGGAGTAAGGAATCGCAGGAAGCTTTCGAACGTCAGCAGCGTTACCGCCTGATGTGGATGGATACCAAATACGAACCGGGTACTGTTAAGGTGGTTGCATACGATAAAGACGGTAAAGCAGTGGCTGAAAAAGAAATTCATACAGCCGGTAAGCCCCATCATATTGAACTTATAGCAGATCGTATTCAACTTGGAGCCGACGGAAAAGATCTTTCTTTCATTAATGTTAAGGTAGTAGATAAAGACGGAAACCTTTGTCCCGATGCTACCAACCTTATCGAATTTAAAGTGAAGGGTGCTGGAAACTTTCGCGCAGCCGCCAATGGTAACAGCATAAGTCTGGAGCCATTCCATGAACCCCGCATGAAACTATTCAGCGGTCAGCTTACAGCCATCGTTCAGGCTGGAGAAAAGGCTGGAAACATTCGTTTCGAAGCTACTTCAAAAGGCGTGAAAGGAGCTACAATAAATATCTCAACAAAGTAA
- a CDS encoding anaerobic C4-dicarboxylate transporter, whose protein sequence is MLIQLAFVLTAIILGARLGGIGLGVLGGLGLGILTFGFGLAPTSPPIDVMLMIVAVIAAAGCMQAAGGLDLMVKLAEKLLRKNPSRITILSPIVTYLFTFIAGTGHVAYSVLPVIAEVATETKIRPERPLGIAVIASQQAITASPISAATVALLSMLSGNNISLFDILKITIPCTLLGVLAGAFYSMRVGKELMDDPEYQKRVSMGEFETAKFELADVKNRSKAALSVGIFIFSTVCIVLFGSFENLRPTFTSGGEIITLGMSSIIEISMLSAAALILLLTKTDGIKAAQGSVFMAGMQAVVAIFGIAWMGDTFIAGNMTELRGTIEGFVTQMPWLFGFALFIMSILLYSQAATIRALLPLGIALGISPYMLIALFPAVNGYFFVPNYPTVVAAINFDRTGTTGIGKYVLNHSFMMPGLIATGVAVGLGLLLIQLF, encoded by the coding sequence ATGCTCATTCAATTAGCTTTCGTTTTAACTGCCATAATATTAGGAGCCCGCCTTGGTGGTATAGGACTTGGAGTTCTGGGCGGACTCGGTTTAGGTATACTTACTTTTGGGTTTGGATTAGCACCGACCTCGCCCCCCATCGATGTAATGTTGATGATTGTAGCCGTAATAGCTGCCGCAGGATGCATGCAGGCAGCTGGCGGACTGGATCTGATGGTAAAACTTGCCGAAAAACTTCTTCGTAAAAATCCTTCCCGAATTACAATTCTCAGCCCTATCGTAACCTATCTGTTTACATTTATTGCCGGTACTGGTCACGTGGCTTATTCGGTACTTCCTGTAATAGCCGAAGTTGCGACTGAAACCAAAATACGCCCCGAACGTCCATTGGGAATAGCTGTTATTGCTTCACAGCAAGCAATAACGGCCAGCCCTATATCGGCTGCAACGGTAGCGTTGCTAAGTATGCTGTCGGGCAATAACATCTCTCTTTTTGATATTCTGAAAATAACAATTCCATGTACTCTTCTGGGAGTTCTTGCCGGAGCGTTTTATTCAATGAGAGTAGGCAAAGAGCTAATGGATGATCCTGAATATCAAAAAAGAGTAAGTATGGGTGAGTTTGAAACTGCTAAATTTGAGCTTGCTGATGTGAAAAACCGAAGTAAGGCTGCTCTTTCGGTCGGTATTTTCATATTTTCGACTGTATGCATTGTCTTGTTCGGATCTTTTGAAAATCTGCGTCCCACTTTTACATCCGGAGGAGAAATCATCACCCTGGGAATGAGTTCAATTATTGAAATAAGCATGTTGTCGGCAGCCGCACTCATTCTTTTATTAACTAAAACAGATGGAATCAAAGCGGCTCAAGGGTCTGTATTTATGGCTGGAATGCAAGCTGTTGTAGCAATCTTTGGTATTGCCTGGATGGGAGACACTTTCATAGCAGGTAACATGACAGAACTACGCGGAACAATCGAGGGATTTGTCACCCAAATGCCTTGGCTATTCGGATTTGCGCTGTTTATAATGTCGATACTACTTTACAGTCAGGCGGCTACAATTCGGGCTTTACTTCCACTTGGTATTGCATTGGGAATTTCGCCTTACATGCTGATTGCTCTTTTTCCTGCAGTAAACGGGTATTTCTTTGTTCCCAATTATCCGACGGTAGTTGCTGCTATAAATTTTGACCGCACCGGCACTACCGGAATCGGGAAATACGTACTGAATCATTCATTTATGATGCCCGGTCTGATAGCTACCGGCGTTGCAGTGGGACTTGGGTTATTATTGATACAACTGTTTTAA
- a CDS encoding DUF5715 family protein: MKMMNKSAMLFLTLCFVVFFSSCNEKRGELKRIWFKGSYNRDFNDLNDLHLSSALKIGIDPVSSREDAEHASRKMDEISSNDYYEVEELTHSIPFLVPEAADLLEEIGKNFQDSLSSHNASIYKIKVTSVTRTVDDIKKLRKRNQNSSLNSAHQYGTTFDVSWNRFVKIDETDTLEIPAEDLKMVLAMVLRDLQKAGRCYIKHERKQGCFHITARGTED; this comes from the coding sequence ATGAAAATGATGAATAAGTCTGCGATGTTGTTTCTTACACTCTGTTTTGTAGTTTTCTTTTCTTCATGTAACGAAAAAAGAGGTGAATTAAAAAGGATTTGGTTCAAAGGCAGCTACAACAGAGATTTTAATGATCTGAACGATCTGCATCTTTCCTCTGCACTTAAAATAGGTATCGATCCTGTATCTTCACGCGAAGATGCAGAACATGCTTCACGCAAAATGGATGAAATAAGTTCCAATGATTACTATGAAGTGGAAGAACTTACTCATTCAATCCCTTTTCTGGTTCCCGAAGCTGCCGATTTGCTCGAAGAAATCGGGAAAAACTTTCAGGATTCTCTGTCCAGTCATAATGCGTCCATTTATAAGATTAAAGTCACCAGTGTTACTCGTACAGTAGATGATATAAAAAAATTAAGAAAGAGAAACCAGAATTCGTCTCTTAATTCGGCCCATCAGTATGGCACCACATTCGATGTTTCCTGGAATCGTTTTGTTAAAATTGACGAGACAGATACCCTTGAAATACCGGCTGAAGATCTTAAAATGGTTTTAGCCATGGTATTGAGAGATCTTCAGAAGGCTGGTCGCTGCTATATTAAACATGAGCGCAAGCAAGGGTGTTTTCATATAACCGCTCGCGGAACCGAGGATTAA
- a CDS encoding PhoH family protein — protein MIERIYILESVDPVIFYGVNNSNMQLIKTLFPKLRIVARGNVMKVIGDEDESELFLKKIRDVEKYCEEFNALTEEIIIDIIKGNTPSVIKQENLIIHGMNGKAIVARSPNQQLLVEAFHQNDLVFAIGPAGSGKTFVAIALAVKALKNKEVKKIILSRPAVEAGEKLGFLPGEMKDKLDPYLQPLYDALQEMIPGAKLKEYMENNIIQIAPLAFMRGRTLNDAVIILDEAQNTTTHQIKMFLTRLGTNAKMIVTGDITQIDLPPTATSGLIQAMNILKGVNGIGRIEFNKKDIVRHKLVKRIVDAYEKHDARRAAEREEKKQIINEDSQNK, from the coding sequence ATGATTGAACGCATATATATTCTTGAGAGTGTAGATCCGGTCATTTTCTACGGAGTAAACAACTCAAACATGCAGCTTATTAAAACGCTGTTTCCCAAGTTGCGCATCGTTGCACGCGGAAATGTCATGAAGGTGATTGGAGACGAAGATGAGTCTGAACTTTTTCTCAAGAAAATACGCGATGTTGAAAAATACTGTGAAGAGTTTAATGCGCTGACAGAAGAAATCATCATTGATATCATAAAAGGAAACACTCCTTCTGTCATCAAACAAGAAAATCTGATTATTCATGGAATGAACGGGAAAGCCATTGTAGCCCGCTCTCCTAATCAACAATTGCTGGTTGAAGCTTTTCATCAGAATGATCTTGTGTTTGCCATTGGACCTGCCGGGTCAGGAAAAACGTTTGTGGCTATTGCTCTTGCAGTAAAAGCACTTAAGAACAAAGAAGTAAAAAAGATTATACTTAGCCGACCGGCTGTTGAAGCAGGTGAAAAGCTGGGATTTCTTCCCGGAGAAATGAAAGATAAGCTAGATCCTTATCTGCAACCATTGTACGATGCGCTTCAGGAAATGATACCGGGCGCTAAACTGAAAGAATACATGGAAAACAACATTATTCAGATAGCTCCACTTGCTTTTATGCGTGGCCGGACACTTAATGATGCTGTAATTATATTGGATGAAGCTCAGAACACAACAACTCATCAGATAAAAATGTTTCTTACAAGACTGGGTACAAATGCAAAGATGATTGTTACCGGAGATATAACACAGATAGATCTCCCTCCAACTGCTACATCCGGACTTATCCAGGCAATGAATATTCTGAAGGGTGTTAACGGCATTGGCCGGATTGAATTTAATAAAAAAGACATTGTTAGACATAAGCTCGTAAAACGCATTGTAGATGCCTACGAAAAACATGATGCGAGAAGGGCTGCAGAACGAGAAGAAAAAAAACAAATTATAAACGAAGATTCTCAAAATAAATAA
- a CDS encoding phosphoribosylaminoimidazolesuccinocarboxamide synthase, with product MKKALVRTDFNFPGQKSVYHGKVRDVYNINDDLLVMVATDRISAFDVILPEGIPYKGQVLNQIAARFLDATRDIVPNWKQATPDPMVTVGLMCEGFRVEMVIRGYLTGSAWREYKAGASSLCGVALPDGMKENQKFPTPIITPTTKADEGHDENISKEEIIAQGLASKADYEQLEKYTMALFQRGTEMAAEKGLILVDTKYEFGKKDGKIYLIDEIHTPDSSRYFYAAGYQERFDKGEEQKQLSKEFVRQWLIANGFQGKTGQQVPVMTPEYCDSVSERYIELYENIVGEKFEKADTDNLAARIEKNVTSFLQGK from the coding sequence ATGAAGAAGGCGTTAGTTAGAACAGATTTCAACTTTCCGGGACAAAAGAGTGTATATCATGGAAAAGTTCGTGATGTATATAATATCAACGATGATTTGTTGGTAATGGTGGCAACCGACCGTATCTCTGCTTTTGATGTTATATTACCGGAAGGCATTCCTTACAAAGGACAAGTATTAAATCAAATTGCAGCCAGATTTTTGGATGCAACCCGTGATATCGTTCCTAACTGGAAACAGGCGACTCCGGATCCAATGGTTACTGTTGGTCTGATGTGCGAAGGATTCCGTGTGGAAATGGTTATTCGCGGATATCTTACAGGTAGCGCATGGCGTGAATACAAGGCTGGAGCCAGTTCACTTTGTGGTGTAGCTTTACCCGATGGGATGAAAGAAAATCAGAAATTTCCAACTCCAATCATTACGCCTACAACAAAGGCTGATGAAGGTCACGATGAAAACATCTCTAAAGAAGAAATCATTGCTCAGGGTCTGGCTTCAAAGGCTGATTACGAACAGCTTGAAAAATACACCATGGCTTTATTCCAGCGTGGTACCGAAATGGCAGCAGAAAAGGGACTTATTTTGGTAGACACTAAGTATGAATTCGGCAAAAAGGATGGTAAAATCTATCTTATTGATGAGATTCACACGCCCGATTCTTCTCGCTATTTTTACGCTGCCGGTTACCAGGAGCGTTTCGATAAAGGTGAAGAACAGAAGCAACTTTCGAAGGAATTTGTTCGTCAGTGGCTTATCGCTAATGGATTCCAGGGCAAAACAGGTCAGCAGGTTCCTGTTATGACTCCCGAGTATTGCGACAGCGTTTCGGAACGTTACATTGAACTCTACGAAAACATTGTGGGCGAAAAGTTCGAAAAGGCTGACACTGACAATCTGGCTGCCCGCATTGAAAAGAACGTTACATCATTTCTTCAGGGAAAATAA
- the ubiE gene encoding bifunctional demethylmenaquinone methyltransferase/2-methoxy-6-polyprenyl-1,4-benzoquinol methylase UbiE — MKYGPEKILPYNNEEQKSTQVRRMFDSIAGTYDLLNHALSFGIDKGWRRKGIKFLKPYAPKEILDIATGTGDLAISMYHKLMPAKIIGADISEGMMDVGRKKVESAGLAGRISFEQQDCVNLSYSDNSFDAVTAAFGVRNFEDIRKGISEMYRVLRPGGHVMILELSTPSGVPMKQLYQIYSSTVIPLIGRCLSKEGTAYNYLPASIKVVPQGKEMTNILTNCGFKEAKFHTFTFGICSLYTGTK, encoded by the coding sequence ATGAAATACGGTCCCGAAAAGATATTACCGTATAACAACGAAGAACAAAAAAGTACGCAGGTCCGGCGAATGTTTGACTCCATCGCCGGAACCTACGACTTGCTTAATCATGCGTTGTCGTTTGGAATTGACAAAGGCTGGAGAAGAAAAGGCATAAAATTCCTTAAACCCTATGCCCCCAAAGAGATTCTAGATATTGCAACAGGTACGGGTGATTTAGCTATTTCCATGTATCATAAGCTTATGCCCGCAAAAATTATCGGAGCGGATATATCTGAAGGCATGATGGATGTAGGGAGAAAAAAAGTTGAATCGGCCGGACTAGCTGGTCGTATTTCTTTCGAACAGCAAGATTGTGTTAACCTGTCCTATTCTGATAATTCTTTTGATGCGGTAACAGCTGCATTCGGAGTTCGAAATTTTGAAGACATACGAAAAGGTATTTCTGAAATGTACAGGGTACTCCGTCCCGGAGGTCATGTGATGATTCTGGAATTATCTACCCCTTCGGGGGTTCCGATGAAACAACTTTACCAGATATATTCAAGCACTGTGATTCCATTAATAGGTCGTTGCCTTTCCAAAGAGGGTACCGCCTATAATTATCTGCCTGCTTCAATAAAAGTGGTTCCTCAGGGAAAAGAGATGACAAACATTTTGACAAACTGTGGATTTAAAGAAGCAAAATTTCATACATTTACTTTCGGAATTTGTTCTTTATATACTGGTACTAAATAA
- the aroE gene encoding shikimate dehydrogenase (AroE; catalyzes the conversion of shikimate to 3-dehydroshikimate), producing MQKYGLLGYPLSHSFSKTYFNQKFESEKIDAEYVNFEIPDIKELKNVLKENPDLCGLNVTLPYKTQVMPLLDDIDNDAKLIGAVNVIKFTKGFLGKTRLKGYNSDIIGFKKSIEPLLNDTHRKALILGTGGASKAVFQGLKQLGIGSTFVSRKPEEFCITYDEITPKTMEQYTVIVNATPVGMFPHINECPDIPYNLITPNHLLYDLLYNPDETLFMKKGEEKGAVVKNGLEMLLLQAFTAWEIWQK from the coding sequence ATGCAAAAATACGGTTTATTAGGGTATCCCCTCAGCCATTCATTTTCTAAGACGTACTTCAACCAAAAGTTTGAATCAGAAAAAATTGATGCTGAGTATGTAAACTTTGAGATACCGGATATCAAAGAGTTAAAGAATGTATTAAAAGAAAATCCTGATTTATGCGGATTAAACGTTACTTTGCCGTATAAAACCCAGGTAATGCCATTGCTGGATGACATTGATAACGACGCAAAGCTAATTGGTGCTGTTAATGTTATTAAGTTTACCAAAGGCTTTCTAGGAAAAACAAGACTAAAAGGATACAATTCTGATATTATCGGATTTAAAAAGTCGATTGAACCATTGCTAAACGACACCCATCGCAAAGCCTTAATTCTGGGAACCGGAGGTGCTTCAAAAGCAGTATTCCAGGGATTGAAGCAATTAGGAATCGGTTCTACTTTCGTATCAAGAAAACCTGAGGAATTCTGTATTACATACGATGAAATTACTCCCAAAACAATGGAGCAGTACACTGTAATTGTAAACGCAACTCCGGTTGGAATGTTTCCTCACATCAATGAATGTCCCGACATCCCGTACAATCTGATTACTCCGAATCATTTACTATACGACTTACTTTACAATCCTGACGAGACTCTATTTATGAAAAAAGGAGAGGAAAAAGGTGCTGTAGTAAAAAACGGACTTGAAATGTTGCTTTTGCAGGCGTTTACTGCATGGGAGATCTGGCAAAAATAG
- a CDS encoding 4'-phosphopantetheinyl transferase superfamily protein, with the protein MPLLTKNTTPLWGIWKIEESSEILLSMLDNKESYNSFLSNRMTEGRKCEWLASRVLVKSLLGEEPEIGYTSAGAPFLLEKSCQISISHTKGYAAVLLTENKHAGIDIEFLSDRVRKIRSRFMSTDEDLAIDSTHESEHLLIYWSGKETLFKMIGQEEVDFKKHLHIKPFKYEKEGTFDATETRTQKNESFTIHYFVSTEFVLTRSE; encoded by the coding sequence ATGCCACTATTGACTAAAAATACAACTCCTCTTTGGGGAATTTGGAAGATTGAAGAATCCTCTGAAATATTATTGTCCATGTTGGATAATAAGGAATCTTATAATTCATTTCTAAGCAACCGGATGACGGAGGGGCGAAAATGCGAATGGCTTGCTTCAAGGGTACTTGTAAAGTCTTTGCTGGGTGAAGAACCTGAAATCGGATATACATCGGCAGGAGCTCCCTTTTTGCTTGAGAAGTCGTGTCAAATTAGTATTTCCCACACCAAAGGATATGCTGCTGTGCTGCTTACTGAAAATAAACATGCAGGCATCGATATTGAATTTCTATCGGATAGAGTACGAAAAATAAGAAGTCGGTTCATGTCGACAGATGAGGATTTAGCCATTGATTCAACACATGAATCTGAACATTTACTCATTTACTGGAGTGGTAAAGAGACGTTGTTTAAAATGATAGGACAGGAGGAGGTCGATTTTAAAAAACATCTTCACATCAAGCCATTTAAATATGAAAAAGAAGGAACGTTTGATGCAACAGAAACCCGTACACAAAAAAATGAATCTTTTACAATTCATTATTTTGTTTCAACAGAGTTTGTATTAACCCGAAGTGAGTAA